The Cylindrospermopsis curvispora GIHE-G1 genome contains a region encoding:
- the cas2 gene encoding CRISPR-associated endonuclease Cas2, producing the protein MIDESFYIISYDISEDKRRNKIHKCLKSYGEWKQYSLFECRLTLTQYQRLRQRLDKLIKPKEDNILFYKLGRCCQYNIERIGCDPPRNLDVFVI; encoded by the coding sequence ATGATTGACGAAAGTTTTTATATCATTAGCTATGACATTTCCGAAGATAAAAGACGCAATAAAATTCATAAATGCCTTAAATCTTATGGAGAATGGAAACAGTATTCTTTGTTTGAATGTCGATTAACGTTAACTCAATATCAAAGGTTACGACAAAGATTGGATAAATTGATTAAACCTAAGGAAGATAATATCCTATTTTACAAATTAGGAAGATGTTGTCAGTATAACATTGAGAGAATTGGTTGTGATCCACCACGTAATCTGGATGTTTTTGTGATTTAA
- the cas1 gene encoding CRISPR-associated endonuclease Cas1, which translates to MTILFLLEQDTLVRQIDERLEIFKHDKRLTDVPLCKLESVVVYGRVILTIPALKILNQRSIPITYLSEEGRTVATLLPEPNPNAILRSKQYQASFDTHKTLAIAREIIRGKLFNQHTILARFSRQNERSEKVISALKSLKACQKSIDQTTSLNELRGYEGQGASSYFGVLGELLTGTPWSFSHRTRRPPTDPVNALLGFGYALLYGDCRAALHTVGLDPYQGFLHGERYGRANLALDLMEEFRPIFVDGLVLQLLRNNSLEKESFINYPGGAVHLNEQGMKKFIQSYEQRKNTTFQHSVFEIQTDYRRALILQARLLAKHLNQEIEKYLPLKVR; encoded by the coding sequence ATGACTATTCTCTTCCTGTTAGAACAAGATACCTTGGTTCGTCAAATTGATGAAAGATTAGAAATTTTTAAGCATGATAAAAGACTGACTGATGTCCCACTGTGTAAGTTAGAATCAGTAGTAGTGTATGGTAGAGTTATTCTTACTATTCCAGCTTTAAAAATTTTAAATCAAAGATCAATTCCTATTACCTATTTATCCGAAGAAGGTCGTACAGTTGCGACCTTGCTTCCAGAACCAAATCCGAATGCAATTTTAAGATCTAAGCAATATCAAGCTAGTTTTGATACTCACAAAACTCTAGCAATAGCTAGAGAAATTATCAGGGGTAAACTATTTAATCAACACACTATTTTGGCAAGGTTTTCTCGACAAAATGAAAGATCTGAGAAAGTCATATCAGCTTTAAAATCATTAAAGGCTTGTCAAAAATCTATTGATCAAACTACATCTTTAAATGAATTAAGAGGATATGAGGGACAAGGTGCATCATCTTATTTTGGAGTTCTAGGAGAATTATTAACGGGAACTCCCTGGAGTTTTTCCCATCGTACCCGCAGACCTCCCACAGACCCAGTTAATGCATTATTAGGATTTGGTTATGCTTTACTATATGGGGACTGTCGTGCAGCATTACATACAGTCGGGTTAGATCCATACCAGGGGTTTTTACATGGTGAGCGTTATGGACGTGCCAATTTAGCATTAGATCTTATGGAAGAATTTCGACCTATCTTTGTAGATGGATTGGTTCTACAGCTATTAAGAAATAATTCCTTAGAAAAAGAGTCTTTTATTAATTATCCTGGTGGTGCTGTTCACTTAAATGAACAGGGAATGAAGAAATTTATCCAAAGCTATGAACAGAGAAAAAATACTACATTTCAACACTCAGTTTTTGAAATTCAAACGGACTATCGACGAGCTTTAATTTTACAAGCTCGACTCTTAGCTAAACATCTAAATCAAGAAATAGAAAAATATTTACCCTTAAAAGTGAGATAA